A portion of the Paenibacillus hamazuiensis genome contains these proteins:
- a CDS encoding NAD(P)H-dependent oxidoreductase, translating to MVSKEQIMEAYRFRHACKEFDPNRKISAEDFEFILETGRLSPSSFGFEPWKFVVLENPQIREKLLPVSWGAQKQLPTSSHFVVMLTRTKREMLPDSAHIAHMMEDVQQLPSEVAERKADLYRVFLETDFGIMDNERAVFEWASRQTYIALGNMMTAAALIGIDSCPIEGFDQRKVEGVLQEEGIMEDGFGVSCMVAFGYRVREPREKTRQPIEQVVQWIR from the coding sequence ATGGTGAGCAAAGAGCAAATTATGGAAGCGTACCGGTTCAGACATGCGTGCAAGGAATTTGATCCGAATCGAAAAATATCCGCCGAAGATTTCGAGTTCATTCTTGAAACCGGCCGTTTGTCCCCAAGTTCGTTCGGATTTGAACCGTGGAAATTCGTCGTGCTGGAAAATCCGCAAATACGCGAAAAGCTGCTCCCCGTATCCTGGGGAGCACAGAAGCAGCTGCCGACGTCAAGCCATTTTGTCGTTATGCTGACGCGGACGAAGCGGGAAATGCTGCCCGATTCCGCTCATATCGCCCATATGATGGAGGATGTGCAGCAGCTGCCTTCGGAGGTTGCAGAGCGCAAAGCCGATCTGTACCGCGTCTTTCTCGAAACCGATTTCGGCATCATGGATAATGAACGTGCGGTGTTCGAATGGGCGTCGCGGCAAACGTACATCGCGCTGGGGAATATGATGACGGCGGCGGCGTTGATCGGCATCGATTCGTGCCCGATCGAAGGATTCGATCAGCGGAAGGTGGAAGGCGTTTTGCAAGAAGAAGGCATTATGGAGGACGGCTTCGGCGTATCCTGCATGGTAGCTTTCGGCTACCGCGTCAGGGAGCCTCGGGAAAAGACGCGTCAGCCGATCGAACAGGTGGTTCAGTGGATAAGATAA
- the ltrA gene encoding group II intron reverse transcriptase/maturase, which translates to MKEGKGEVGFREGVEVPRKRRWHSLIDKIWAMPNLEEAFREVKRNRGAAGVDGVTIKVFESELERNLRTLQQELRAKAYKPMPVRRMYISKENGGQRPLGIPAIRDRVVQAATRRILEPIYEATFMECSFGFRPGRSAHMALENIRKDLMDGYVYVIDADLKSYFDLIPHDKLLKAVKEEVVDGSVLKLIESFLKSGVMENGSFHLNEQGSPQGGVISPLLANIYLNPLDKLMTERKHRITRYADDFVICCKSQKGAERVLQGVIRLLEQELGLKVHPEKTKIVNNLEQSFMFLGHEFKPGFWVTPSSKAKQKFKERVKAITRRNQTVNVEQLIRKKLNPYLRGWGSYFGWGNVGSLMREYDAWIRRRLRMVQLRSWKKPKNFYRALRKNKWRGELPKMRMFAWRSSLSKPASVAMPNDWFRERGLVFLVDIYNEHHPQRG; encoded by the coding sequence ATGAAGGAAGGAAAAGGAGAGGTAGGCTTTCGTGAGGGAGTAGAAGTCCCGAGAAAACGCAGATGGCACAGCCTCATCGACAAGATATGGGCGATGCCGAACCTTGAGGAGGCATTCCGGGAGGTCAAGCGCAACCGGGGAGCAGCGGGAGTAGACGGAGTGACCATAAAGGTATTCGAGAGTGAACTGGAGCGTAACTTAAGAACGCTTCAGCAGGAGCTGCGGGCGAAGGCATACAAGCCGATGCCGGTCAGGCGCATGTACATTTCCAAGGAAAATGGGGGTCAAAGGCCGCTCGGGATACCCGCAATTCGCGATCGCGTAGTACAGGCGGCGACCCGCCGAATCCTCGAACCGATTTACGAGGCGACATTTATGGAGTGTAGTTTTGGGTTTCGCCCGGGACGCAGTGCACACATGGCGCTGGAGAACATTCGGAAAGATCTCATGGATGGATACGTTTATGTGATCGACGCCGACCTGAAATCGTATTTCGATCTCATTCCACATGACAAGTTGCTTAAGGCCGTCAAGGAAGAAGTGGTGGATGGTAGTGTCCTAAAGCTCATAGAAAGCTTCTTAAAGTCCGGAGTCATGGAGAACGGAAGTTTTCACCTGAACGAGCAAGGAAGTCCACAGGGTGGGGTTATTAGTCCGCTTTTGGCGAATATCTACCTAAACCCGCTGGATAAGCTCATGACTGAACGGAAGCACCGTATAACACGGTACGCCGATGATTTTGTGATCTGCTGCAAATCCCAAAAGGGGGCAGAGAGGGTACTCCAAGGTGTTATTCGTCTACTGGAACAAGAGCTTGGGCTCAAAGTACACCCGGAGAAAACCAAGATCGTGAACAACTTGGAACAGTCCTTTATGTTCCTAGGTCATGAGTTTAAACCGGGATTTTGGGTTACTCCATCCTCGAAAGCCAAACAGAAATTTAAAGAACGCGTGAAAGCAATTACGCGGCGGAACCAAACGGTGAATGTGGAACAGCTGATCCGAAAGAAGTTGAATCCATATTTACGTGGATGGGGTAGCTATTTTGGCTGGGGCAACGTAGGAAGTCTGATGAGAGAGTACGATGCATGGATAAGGAGAAGGCTCCGGATGGTACAGTTGCGGAGCTGGAAAAAGCCGAAGAACTTCTACAGGGCACTAAGAAAGAATAAGTGGAGGGGAGAGCTTCCCAAGATGCGTATGTTCGCATGGAGAAGCTCGCTATCCAAGCCAGCCAGTGTTGCAATGCCAAACGATTGGTTCAGAGAAAGAGGTCTCGTTTTTCTCGTAGACATCTATAATGAACATCATCCCCAGCGGGGATAA
- a CDS encoding ABC transporter substrate-binding protein, which produces MMHGRTMKGLLLLFMAFTLMTMAACGSNPKQGAAGAGDQSGGATAKPKKDFVVGYLNVMDDAQAMLAYEAKLYDKHGLNVTMQKFNSGTDLIKAMVGGQVDAGVLGFTNAVSWAAKGAGLKVVGGAQMGFHSILVKDGSGINKVEDLKGKKLASQGQGSTADIVLTGVTLKNAKLTKQDVQMVYVEPAQAIQSLAAGAVDAAFVFEPYDSIATKTMGAKQIYEIGKVWPFPCMVVITTEKNLKDNHEAVNQLLDAQKEAIEMLQKDPVKSAELLTSKFVDKDTMTSHHGGEVKSVDVIKQAIETQVFDWKISPDQINRMQEIANIMKDQGILDKPVKVEDIIDLSWQQQQK; this is translated from the coding sequence ATGATGCATGGGAGAACAATGAAAGGGCTGCTGCTTTTGTTCATGGCTTTTACGCTGATGACGATGGCGGCATGCGGATCGAACCCGAAGCAAGGAGCGGCAGGCGCCGGCGACCAATCCGGCGGAGCGACGGCCAAACCGAAGAAAGATTTTGTGGTTGGATATCTCAACGTCATGGACGACGCACAGGCGATGCTCGCTTATGAAGCGAAGCTTTACGATAAGCACGGGCTTAACGTGACGATGCAGAAATTCAACAGCGGCACGGATTTGATCAAAGCGATGGTCGGCGGTCAAGTTGATGCCGGAGTACTCGGCTTTACCAATGCGGTGTCCTGGGCTGCCAAAGGGGCTGGACTCAAGGTTGTCGGAGGTGCTCAGATGGGCTTCCACAGCATTCTTGTCAAAGACGGCAGCGGCATCAACAAAGTGGAAGATTTGAAAGGCAAAAAGCTCGCTTCCCAAGGTCAAGGCAGCACGGCGGATATCGTGCTGACCGGCGTGACGCTGAAAAATGCGAAGTTGACCAAGCAGGATGTGCAGATGGTATATGTGGAGCCTGCACAGGCGATCCAGTCGCTGGCTGCAGGAGCCGTCGATGCGGCATTTGTCTTCGAGCCGTATGACAGCATCGCCACGAAGACGATGGGCGCGAAGCAAATTTACGAGATCGGCAAAGTATGGCCGTTCCCTTGCATGGTGGTCATCACGACCGAGAAAAATTTGAAGGACAACCACGAAGCGGTCAATCAGCTGCTTGACGCGCAAAAAGAAGCGATCGAGATGCTGCAGAAAGATCCGGTTAAATCGGCTGAGCTTTTGACCAGCAAATTCGTGGATAAAGATACGATGACTTCGCACCACGGCGGGGAAGTCAAATCGGTCGACGTGATCAAGCAGGCGATCGAAACCCAGGTGTTCGACTGGAAAATCTCGCCGGATCAAATCAACCGCATGCAGGAAATCGCCAATATCATGAAGGATCAAGGCATCTTGGATAAACCTGTCAAAGTGGAAGATATCATCGACTTAAGCTGGCAGCAGCAGCAAAAATAA
- a CDS encoding ABC transporter permease, whose translation MGAASSAPNSGAKPKSGSSWRKALPYLFAVGSLLAIWQIAAFFLPAYLLPDVPDVFKRLFASTTNVEFTKGIKSSLFRLAWGYPLACLFGALLGLVGGVSHAFAVYLRSLISILQSIPPITWVPFFVILLGFGDATIITVIVIASFFPMALSVLNATEGVNRTHLELARVLGASKRQLITKVFGPESLPAFVTGAQVAFGNAWRSLISAEMVGGASIGLGYYSRWRGEVADMEGVLMSILVIGTIAALLDLVLLEWLKRRLLRYRYVKTGGND comes from the coding sequence GTGGGCGCAGCATCTTCGGCTCCGAATTCCGGGGCAAAACCGAAATCAGGCTCCTCTTGGCGGAAGGCGCTTCCCTACCTGTTTGCGGTAGGGAGCCTTCTTGCTATATGGCAGATAGCCGCATTTTTTTTGCCCGCTTATCTGCTGCCGGACGTGCCTGATGTTTTTAAGCGATTGTTTGCAAGTACGACGAACGTTGAATTTACCAAAGGTATCAAGAGCAGCTTGTTTCGGCTCGCCTGGGGGTATCCGCTCGCTTGCTTGTTCGGAGCCCTTCTCGGCTTGGTCGGCGGCGTTTCCCACGCCTTTGCGGTTTACCTGCGCAGTCTGATTTCCATTCTGCAATCGATTCCGCCGATTACGTGGGTGCCTTTTTTCGTAATATTGCTCGGCTTCGGCGATGCTACGATCATTACGGTTATCGTGATCGCCAGCTTTTTTCCGATGGCGCTGTCCGTTCTGAACGCGACCGAAGGCGTAAACCGGACCCATTTGGAACTCGCCCGGGTTCTCGGAGCGAGCAAGCGGCAGCTGATCACCAAAGTGTTCGGTCCCGAATCGCTTCCCGCATTTGTGACCGGCGCCCAGGTCGCCTTCGGCAACGCATGGCGTTCCCTGATCTCCGCCGAAATGGTCGGCGGAGCTTCCATCGGACTCGGTTACTACTCCCGCTGGCGCGGTGAGGTGGCCGATATGGAGGGCGTGCTGATGAGCATTCTGGTCATCGGCACGATTGCGGCTTTGCTCGATCTGGTCCTCCTCGAATGGCTGAAGCGGCGTCTGCTCCGCTACAGATATGTAAAGACGGGAGGGAATGACTGA
- a CDS encoding ABC transporter ATP-binding protein: MTDVQTIRVDNVSKTFGTLEVLKEANFVLEQGEFAAIVGPSGCGKSTVLRMIAGLETATQGAVTANGKSVAEPHPSRVLIFQEHALYPWRTVEQNVGFGLELAGMPKKERKQKVDEWLGKVGLSGFQTYYPHQLSGGMRQRASIARAMVMDPEVLLLDEPFGALDAITKISMQNELIRLWEGTGKTVLLITHDIDEAIYLADTIYVMSPRPGRIVTTVRSSIPRPRNRNGADFVRMREKIMEHLDLTQAGKSEEYNI, encoded by the coding sequence ATGACTGACGTGCAAACCATCCGCGTTGACAACGTATCCAAAACATTCGGAACGCTGGAAGTGCTGAAAGAAGCGAATTTTGTTCTGGAGCAGGGCGAATTCGCAGCGATCGTCGGGCCTTCGGGCTGCGGAAAAAGCACGGTGCTGCGGATGATCGCAGGGCTGGAAACCGCTACTCAAGGAGCGGTAACGGCAAACGGCAAATCCGTCGCGGAGCCACATCCCAGCCGCGTCCTTATTTTCCAGGAGCATGCTTTGTATCCATGGAGAACGGTCGAACAAAACGTCGGCTTCGGACTTGAACTCGCAGGCATGCCGAAAAAAGAACGCAAACAAAAAGTGGATGAGTGGTTGGGCAAAGTCGGCTTAAGCGGCTTTCAAACATATTATCCTCATCAGCTTTCCGGCGGCATGCGGCAACGCGCTTCCATTGCCCGCGCCATGGTGATGGACCCGGAAGTGCTTCTGCTCGACGAGCCGTTCGGCGCTCTGGATGCGATTACGAAAATATCGATGCAAAACGAGCTGATCCGGCTATGGGAAGGCACCGGTAAAACGGTGCTGCTGATCACGCACGATATCGACGAGGCGATTTATCTCGCGGATACGATCTACGTGATGAGTCCGCGCCCAGGACGGATCGTCACAACCGTTCGCTCCTCCATTCCGCGGCCGAGGAACCGCAATGGAGCGGATTTTGTCCGGATGAGAGAAAAAATCATGGAGCACTTGGACTTGACTCAGGCGGGGAAAAGCGAGGAATACAACATATAG
- a CDS encoding D-2-hydroxyacid dehydrogenase, with protein sequence MRKIVCVHGLTEEQANKVRQAAPDFELVFGKEKELWLPHLKDAEVLVGWDSAAADEVLQPDSKLRWVQNWGAGVDRFPLDRLAAAGVDLTTASGVHAYPIAETVFAMMLSLTRKLHASIRFQLQKKWENPGSLGEIHEKTIGIIGVGAIGEEVARLAKAFRMTVLGLRRSGEPSAWVDRMYGAGGLAEVLGESDFVVVTVPSTDETRHMFGREQFAQMKCSAVFINIGRGATTDTEALIEALRRGEIGGAGLDVFEEEPLPDSSPLWEMDNVIMTPHNSGATVHYHERAFDIFMQNLQDYIKGRKPSLNRVDYARQY encoded by the coding sequence ATGCGCAAAATCGTGTGCGTACACGGATTGACTGAGGAGCAGGCGAATAAGGTAAGACAAGCAGCCCCTGATTTTGAACTCGTTTTCGGCAAGGAAAAAGAGCTGTGGCTACCGCATTTGAAAGATGCCGAGGTGCTCGTAGGCTGGGATTCGGCGGCGGCAGATGAAGTTTTACAGCCGGACAGCAAACTGCGCTGGGTACAAAACTGGGGAGCCGGGGTGGACCGGTTTCCGCTGGATAGGTTGGCGGCGGCCGGAGTTGATCTGACGACGGCCAGCGGAGTGCATGCATACCCGATTGCCGAAACGGTGTTCGCGATGATGCTCTCTTTAACGAGAAAACTCCATGCATCCATCCGGTTTCAGCTGCAAAAGAAATGGGAAAATCCCGGTTCACTGGGCGAAATCCATGAAAAAACGATCGGCATTATAGGTGTCGGGGCGATCGGCGAAGAAGTGGCGCGGCTGGCCAAAGCTTTTCGCATGACGGTGCTTGGATTGCGCCGGTCGGGAGAGCCGTCTGCGTGGGTCGACCGGATGTATGGGGCCGGCGGCCTCGCCGAGGTGCTCGGCGAAAGCGACTTTGTGGTGGTGACGGTGCCCTCGACCGACGAAACGAGGCATATGTTCGGGAGAGAGCAGTTTGCGCAAATGAAATGTTCCGCCGTTTTTATCAATATCGGCCGCGGGGCGACGACCGATACGGAAGCGCTCATCGAAGCACTGCGGCGTGGTGAGATCGGAGGTGCAGGCCTGGACGTATTTGAAGAGGAGCCGCTGCCGGACTCGAGCCCTTTGTGGGAAATGGACAATGTCATTATGACGCCGCATAATTCAGGAGCGACGGTTCATTATCACGAGCGGGCATTCGATATTTTCATGCAGAACTTGCAGGATTATATAAAGGGGCGGAAGCCGTCTCTGAATCGCGTTGACTATGCCAGACAATACTGA